A window of Phaseolus vulgaris cultivar G19833 chromosome 4, P. vulgaris v2.0, whole genome shotgun sequence genomic DNA:
ACAGAATCGCTTCCATTTGCATCCATTTTAATAACCTCTTTGAGAAATTTAGGTCCTTCCACTTTGTTAAGCCGTTTCCTGATAcctttttccatttcttttcCCATGTTGGTGGAACTGGAATCTTTTCTATGTTTGATAGTTTTGGAAGATGATATTTCTCCTCTCAGTTTTGTTAACTCTTTTGGAAGAACTGGAATATAGGTACTTTTTCTGATTGTTGGTATAGAGTACATTGAGGTTTCATTAGTGCAATGTGAGATAAATCAACAAACTGCTTGGAATTGGTATCATTGAAATGATGCACATGAAGCTTAGAATCTTTGACAAAACACTCCttcaaaatacctttgaaaTGCATAGTGTCAAGAGTTTCACTCTGGGCTCTTTGTTCTGGATTAACCCTCTTAGGTATAGAATCATTCTTTCTGACCTTTGACATATCTATCTCACCATCCAACAGTTTTTGCTTAACAGCTGCAAATGATTTTGAGGGGCCTTCTTCTAAACCCATCAGCTTGAAAACTAGGCTAGGTCCTCTTTCAATCTTTGAAGCTATTACTGATAAAGAAGGATCAGAAAGACTGTTGTTAGTCCTGACCCCAGAACATTGGCTTGTGCTTATAGAAAAAGTTTCTGGACCTAAATCAAATCCTTCAGTGGTCTCTGGAAACATGTTTTGCCTAACCAAGCTCTCCTCAATCACCTTCTTGAGTTCCTCTTTGCAGTTACTTGAAGAACCACCTGCAGAAGGTTGTGGTCTTTGAAACCCCTTTGCATTACTTTGTTCCCCAAATGGATTAGCTTGCTTTCTACCAATCTTGCTTCCATCAATTATGTCTCTTTCTGATTTCTTAGTATGTTTTCTCCCAAAAAGAGTTGTATGCTGTGAGTCCTCCTCTTGCAACTTGCGTATCATGCTTAGAGAATCTTGCAGATCAAGAGCTCCTTTTAAAATACCTTTTGCAATATCTTCGGACTTTCCTGGGTCCGAAGACTTGTCTGCATCTTGAAAAGAGTcaaaaccaaaaattaaattGGATAAAGTACTGGGTTTAGATCCCAGATATGGTACCTTAACAAATATCATCACCAAACTTAATTAATGAGCGTTATTACTTATTAGTTTCATTGTTTAAGATCTCACAGGCACAGTCCTCATATTGCATGCATATGCTCTATGCCGTTTGGGTGAATTATTATTTGCAGTGTTTTAGGCTTTTAGTAGTTTTGAGCAAGTATGCCTTATATAAGTTGTAATCTTATGTTCTCAACTGTAGCTGTATTGTGTTGCTTTGTTTCGAGTAAAAGATCTTCTTTCAATGTATGTGTGTTGGCCTACCTTGTGGACTCTACAAAATATATTGTTGTAATGCTTGTAGATCAACAACTGATTGGTTCCAAATATattgtttacaaaatctaaaaaacTAACAAAAAGTGTGAATAAACCTGGACCAAGAAAGACAAGGGTAGTGTAAAACCAATCCTCTCTCTAGTATAGAAGCTCGACACTTACAATTAACATTCCCAATACTGGGAcacattttagaaaaatattattcgAGGTAAATACAAAGCTCAACAAAACACTTCATTTTGTATAATACAAAGCCAAATGGCCACGGAAGAACAGGGTGAAAACACATGACTAAGAAACACAAACGCTTTGATGTTAGGCCAAGCTGACGAAGGACCCCATGGACACTTTAGGTGTTTCAGCTATGCAACTAAATTCCTAACAGGTGAGGATGTTTCCTCTTATTCTAATGGAGAGAATAAATCATTATGATCAATGAAATTGGTGTTGGATTTCATTTCTGGTTTTGTTCCACCTTCGCTCGAATCTTCTGCTCCAAAATAGATATCTCAGTTTCAAGGTTGAACATCCTATTCAAAGCATGCATGTTCTCCAGTGTCTCACTAAGAGTCCGAGTGTCATTCCCATCGCACCTTAAATGTTGCATTGGACCATGAAGCAACTTATTCACTATACCCCGACTAAGATCATCCACAGCCCTCCGAGTTTTTTTAGGTATATCATCACCCATCTTAGCTAAGCATCTCTCAAGCTCAGCGAGCCTGATTCTTTCCGCATAAGCCcacaattttttaatagtagGGACAGTTTCCAGCGAGTCCCTCCAAGCTTCGAATTGCTTAGATTCTTCAGTAATGATTGTCTGTGCTTCCATTGCTTTTCTAAGGTGATCCTCTTTATTGGCAGCCACAACCTCTTTAAGGTCATCAACATTGTAAACTCACTCATTATTTCGATTACTTTTAGTTTTTATGCATACCATTTTTAATCTGTTAGTCTCAATGTTTAAATTCATAGAAATTAAAAGAGATCACAATAGTATGTATAAGACTAAAAATACGATCTTTACATGAGACTAAAATGTAAAGTTTGTTCAACTATAGGGACCAAATTAATGGttgaactttaaaaaataaaaggtgaAAGATTTTTCCCTCTGTTCTAAACTTGCCTCTGCATTCATTTCCTTAGTTTGTAGTTTCTTCtttcttattcttttgtatGATATCGGGATGAAACTGTTGGCAATATGGCTAATCAATGGTTGATTATATCTCACTTTGTATTAGTTTTCCATGATGGTGACTAAACCTTTATTATTAGGCTGAAGCTAGTTTTACTTATTTAAATGATCTTTTGATTCAATATGACATTCTTCATCTCTCTTGTCTAcaggaaaaatatatatagcaGCAACtctatataaataatagaaCCTCCTCCGAAGATCAGTCACAAAGTGAACCAACAAAGGTATGCTTCTCTTCCTGTCAACCCAATACTTTCATATTTGCATCCATTTTTTACTTTCTCCATTCAGTGTcctgttttctctctcctaaaACAAGTGTATACATTAAGAATTTGTTGTAGTCAGATTGCATTAGTGGAAATCCCCGAAGGTAGAAAGTGGATGTATAAAAGATTGGACAGAAACAAACATCTGACAGAGGAATTTAGAGAAGGAGTGTATGAGTTCCTACAATATGTTATTAGTCAAGAAAAGTTTCAAGAACAAGGTGAAATGTTAAGATGTCCTTGTATTAAATGTAGTTGTAAAGTTTTCAAGTATGTTGATCAAGTTGGGTGGGATCTTTATCAAGAGGGATTCATGCCTAATTATTATTGGTGGACAAATCATGGTGAAGAATTGCCACAATCCCCCCCAGTGGATGTTGCCAGTTCATGTTATGGAACTTGTGGACAAAGAGAAGAATTAGGTCGTTTCCATCAAATGATAATGGATCATGTGGGGCCCTCAAATGCACATTGCATGCAACCAGAGAGTGTTATTGGATCTGAGTACATGGAGGAAAATCCTGATCTTGAAACTCGAAATTTTTTTAACATGCTTGCTGCTGCACAAGCACCCTTGTGGGAAGGATGCGAGAATCACTCAGAATTGTCAGCTTCTTTGGAAGCTCTAAGCTTGAAATCTGATTATAATATGTCTGAAGGATGTTTCAATAGAATGGTCCAACTTATGGGGGAGACTATGCCCAAAGATCATCGAatggttaataattttttccaaGCTAAGAAGTCAGTGGAAAAATTGGGTTTGGGTTGTACGAAAATTGATTGTTGTCCAAAAGGATGCATGTTGTATTATAGGGAACATTGTCATAAAAGTATAACTAATTGCTTTATTTGTGGAATGGAGCGATATAAGACAGTCACTAGGAGGggaattgaaaagaaaattgcTATTAAGAAAATGTGGTACTTTCCCATCATTCCTAGACTTAGAAGGTTATACTCTTCAATGGCAACTGCACCTCACATGAGATGGCATAGTGAGAATCAAAGGGACCCGTCTATTTTGTCTCATCCATCTTATGGAGAAGCTTGGAAGCATTTTGATAGAATGCATCCAGATTTTAGTCAAGACCCAAGAAATGTCAGATTAGGTTTATGTGCAGATGGGTTTAATCCTTTTGGTCAATATGGAAAAAGTTATTCTTGTTGGCCAGTTATCCTAACCCCATACAACCTTCCGCCTTCCATGTGCATGAAGAGAGAGTTTATGTTTTTGACAATCTTAGTTCCAGGTCCTtcaaatccaaagcataagaTTGATGTGTTCTTGCAACCACTTATAGATGACTTATGCACCTTGTGGACTGAAGGGATATTGACTTATGATGTGTCACTAAGGCAAAATTTTATGATGAAAGCTGCTTTGATGTGGACAATTAATGACTTTCCAGCTTACGGCATGTTATTGGGTTGGATGACTTGTGGTAGACTTTCTTGCCCTATATGCATGGAAAGAACAAAGGCTTTTTATCTTAGTCATAGCCACAAGATATCCTTTTTTGACTGTCATCGTCAATTTCTTTCACCTGATCATCAATTTAGGAAGAATAAAAAGGCATTCAAGAAGAAGTTTGTTGAGACTGATCCCCCTCCTCCACGTTTGTCTAGTCTTGACATTTGGAATAGGGTTGCACACTTACCAGTTTGCACTGAATTACAAGAACAACAAAATATTCCTGAATATGGTATTAAACATAATTGGAAGAAACAAAGTATATTTTGGAGGTTGCCATATTGGAAAACTCAACTTTTACGTCACAATATTGATGTTATGCACACAGAGAGAAATGTGTTCATGAATGTGTTTGACACTGTGATGGATATCAAAGGAAAAACTAAGGACACAAACAAGGCTCGATTGGATGTAGCACAAATATGCAATCGAAAAGAGCTAGAGTTGAAAGACATTGGTGGTGGCAAACTTatcaaaccaaaagcagcataTACATTTACGAAATCCCAAAGAGTCTTTATTTGTAAATGGGTTAAAGAATTGAAGCTTCCAGATGGATATGCTTCCAATTTGGGTAGATGTGTTGACCTTAATCAAGGCAAGTTACATGGCATGAAAAGTCATGATTGTCATGTGTTCATGCAACGTTTGCTTCCAATTGCATTTGACGCATTACCAAAATCAATCTGGAAAGTTCTTATTGAACTTAGTCTTTTCTTCAAAGAATTAAGTTCGACAACACTAAATGTTGAACACCTAAGAGTTATGGAAGAAAATATTCCTATGTTATTGTGTAAATTGGAACAAATATTTCCACCAAGCTTCTTTGATTCCATGGAACATCTTCCAATTCATCTACCTTACGAGACAAAAGTTGGTGGTCCAGTCCAATATCGTTGGATGTATCCATTTGAGAGGTATAAAATTACTAATCactattataatatttgttgtttatttatttaatatttaaaattatgtacaTCCATATTCTTTTTTAGGTTCTTACACTCcctaaaaaaaagtaaaaaataaagcaaGGGTGGAAGGCTCTATTTGTGAAGCTTACTTGGTGGAGGAAACATCTACATTTGCCTCATTTTATTATCCTGATCATGTTGAAACAAGAAGGACTAGGATCCCTCGTAATCTTGAAGTAGGCGAGGGTTCTTCACGTGCTCCTcctatttcaattttcaattatcCAGGAAGAGAAATCAGAAAATGCATGACATATTATCTAAATCAAAAAGACTTTGATGCTGCCCAATTGTATGTTCTTCAAAACTGTGAAGAGGTTCAACCATACTTTGAGTAAGACAATGTTCACttatttgaaaagaaagttaattaTGTTGCATGAGGTTTGAATAATCAATTTCTTTGTTGTAGTATTTATGTTGAATATTTAAGAGAGATTAGTCCTACTGCTTCAGAAGCTCAAATTGGCCAATACATTTCATCCTATTTTGCTACATGGTTCAAACAATATGTATGTTTTTAATTTGccttttatacaaattttactTTTAGATAGACATTGTGTAATTTATAATCTTTTGTTTAGGTTCTAAATCcagaaaataatattgaagatcCATTATTGGTTAACTTAGCATGGGGTCCTAAGAGAAAAGTTCAATCATGGTCTATCTATGTTATCAATGGATACAAATTTCACACTGTTCTTTGGAGTGAAGGCATGAATTCCACTAACTATGGTGTTTATGTACGAGGAACCAATGGTCAATCAGAGTCAGATTTTTATGGAATATTGTCTAATATTATTCAATTGGAGTATACTGGCTTTCCAATAATGAATGTAGTTCTCTTCCAGTGTGAATGGTTTGATAATACTCCTAATATAGGAACCAAAGTAGATAAGAACTATGAGATCGTTCAAGTAAAAGAATCACGGAGATATAATGAAGCATATGATCCATTCATATTTGCCCAACAGGCAGAGCAAGTTTATTACACCAAATATCCAGAGGGACACCAAGGTTGGTTAGgagtaattaaaacaaaagctcGTATTAGAATCATTGATAACACAGTAAGTGAGGTTGAACATGACACTCCATACCAAGATGATGAGCTTCTACAACTTGAAGTAGTGCTACATGTTGATCCAGAATTCATTCATGATTCTCTTGCTGATGTTGATGGGGGGGGGGAGAAGAAGTAGATATACAATTACTAAATGAAACAAACATAGATGAACAATACGAGGAGGAATACATTTCAAGTGAGGATAACATTGAGAGTGATTTCAGTGACACAGATACCTCTTCGGTAATTCATGCATTAAAATTGATTGTATACCTTGTCCAAATTAtgtttaacattaatttttttttgtggttTCCCATAATTGTAGTGAATAACAAGGAAGATAACTGACATATTTGGTTGACATATTTGGTTGTAGAAAACACAATCAGGTTTGAGTCTTTTGATCATGATTACTTTATTTGTttattcaaaattgattgatccactttgattattgtattaattacatcttatatatgtaatattttttacttgcaGATGACACCAAGGGGTAGAGGTGGTGGTCGTAGACCACCTAATCGTGGTGGTCGAGGTGTTCGTGTTGATGAAAGACCCTGACTTCATGCAGAAAGAGGAGAGTAAGTATATTTTAATCTAATTGTAATTCGTAAATATGATCTAATTTTCATATATCATTTTGACAATATGTTTTGAACATAGTTTTTCACCTGCAAATGGACCTTCCAATGTAATCTCACGAATCATCAAGCAAAAATATGATGAACCCAGTCCCACTTGGAAGAAGGTTCGTCTTGAGCTTAGAGATAGATGGTTTAGAGAGTTCAAGGTAATTTGAGTTATGATTacatttaaaatgatattttatttttctacaatgttttttttttctaatttattttacatgCAGAAAGAGTATAGGTGGGATATGGAACAAGACCAACTCATTAGATccattttttatacaaaagcCTCCCGTATCTTTAAAAATGCTATGAGTAAAGTTAGGCATGGTCAAGATAAGGGGACCTGGATTCCACAACTTGTTCCAGCAACCTTAGACCAGCATTGGAGTTCTACAGAATTCCAGAACAAGAGTGCTATTGCCAAGGCGAATCGGGCTGTTGAGAAGGGAGCCTCAGCCTACTGTGGTGGTTCCATATCTACCGCAACTCACTTTGAGAAAAtggtaatattattatatttcttctctttctatatttaatttaaatac
This region includes:
- the LOC137838846 gene encoding uncharacterized protein — translated: MPNYYWWTNHGEELPQSPPVDVASSCYGTCGQREELGRFHQMIMDHVGPSNAHCMQPESVIGSEYMEENPDLETRNFFNMLAAAQAPLWEGCENHSELSASLEALSLKSDYNMSEGCFNRMVQLMGETMPKDHRMVNNFFQAKKSVEKLGLGCTKIDCCPKGCMLYYREHCHKSITNCFICGMERYKTVTRRGIEKKIAIKKMWYFPIIPRLRRLYSSMATAPHMRWHSENQRDPSILSHPSYGEAWKHFDRMHPDFSQDPRNVRLGLCADGFNPFGQYGKSYSCWPVILTPYNLPPSMCMKREFMFLTILVPGPSNPKHKIDVFLQPLIDDLCTLWTEGILTYDVSLRQNFMMKAALMWTINDFPAYGMLLGWMTCGRLSCPICMERTKAFYLSHSHKISFFDCHRQFLSPDHQFRKNKKAFKKKFVETDPPPPRLSSLDIWNRVAHLPVCTELQEQQNIPEYGIKHNWKKQSIFWRLPYWKTQLLRHNIDVMHTERNVFMNVFDTVMDIKGKTKDTNKARLDVAQICNRKELELKDIGGGKLIKPKAAYTFTKSQRVFICKWVKELKLPDGYASNLGRCVDLNQGKLHGMKSHDCHVFMQRLLPIAFDALPKSIWKVLIELSLFFKELSSTTLNVEHLRVMEENIPMLLCKLEQIFPPSFFDSMEHLPIHLPYETKVGGPVQYRWMYPFERFLHSLKKSKK